In Cololabis saira isolate AMF1-May2022 chromosome 14, fColSai1.1, whole genome shotgun sequence, a single genomic region encodes these proteins:
- the fgf13b gene encoding fibroblast growth factor 13b isoform X3 gives MAFPLRRSTSEPQLKGIVTRLSSRQGFQLQMQPDGTIDGTKDEDSTYAVFNLIPVGLRVVAIQGVQTKLYLAMNNEGFLYTSEHFTPECKFKESVFENYYVTYSSMLYRQQASGRAWYLGLNKDGAIMKGNHVKKNKPAAHFIPKPLKVAMYREPSLHDLTELSRSGSGTPTKSRSASALLNGGGKSPSNHDLS, from the exons ATGGCTTTCCCTCTCCGCCGATCAACCTCAG AGCCCCAGTTAAAGGGCATTGTGACCAGGCTCTCCAGTCGCCAGGGCTTCCAGCTGCAAATGCAGCCTGATGGCACCATTGATGGAACCAAGGATGAAGACAGCACCTACG ctgtcTTCAACCTGATCCCCGTGGGGCTCCGGGTCGTGGCCATCCAGGGTGTCCAGACCAAACTCTACCTGGCGATGAACAACGAAGGCTTTCTCTACACCTCG GAACATTTCACTCCGGAGTGCAAGTTCAAGGAGTCGGTGTTTGAGAACTACTACGTCACCTACTCCTCCATGCTGTACCGGCAGCAGGCCTCGGGCCGGGCCTGGTACCTGGGACTCAACAAGGACGGGGCCATCATGAAGGGGAACCACGTCAAGAAGAACAAGCCTGCTGCACACTTCATCCCCAAGCCGCTCAAAG TGGCCATGTACAGGGAGCCGTCCCTGCACGACCTGACAGAACTCTCCCGCTCCGGCAGCGGCACGCCCACCAAGAGCCGCAGCGCGTCCGCCCTGCTCAACGGCGGAGGGAAGTCGCCGAGCAACCACGACTTATCCTAA
- the fgf13b gene encoding fibroblast growth factor 13b isoform X2, translating into MSGKTKSKEDKDHATKEPQLKGIVTRLSSRQGFQLQMQPDGTIDGTKDEDSTYAVFNLIPVGLRVVAIQGVQTKLYLAMNNEGFLYTSEHFTPECKFKESVFENYYVTYSSMLYRQQASGRAWYLGLNKDGAIMKGNHVKKNKPAAHFIPKPLKVAMYREPSLHDLTELSRSGSGTPTKSRSASALLNGGGKSPSNHDLS; encoded by the exons AGCCCCAGTTAAAGGGCATTGTGACCAGGCTCTCCAGTCGCCAGGGCTTCCAGCTGCAAATGCAGCCTGATGGCACCATTGATGGAACCAAGGATGAAGACAGCACCTACG ctgtcTTCAACCTGATCCCCGTGGGGCTCCGGGTCGTGGCCATCCAGGGTGTCCAGACCAAACTCTACCTGGCGATGAACAACGAAGGCTTTCTCTACACCTCG GAACATTTCACTCCGGAGTGCAAGTTCAAGGAGTCGGTGTTTGAGAACTACTACGTCACCTACTCCTCCATGCTGTACCGGCAGCAGGCCTCGGGCCGGGCCTGGTACCTGGGACTCAACAAGGACGGGGCCATCATGAAGGGGAACCACGTCAAGAAGAACAAGCCTGCTGCACACTTCATCCCCAAGCCGCTCAAAG TGGCCATGTACAGGGAGCCGTCCCTGCACGACCTGACAGAACTCTCCCGCTCCGGCAGCGGCACGCCCACCAAGAGCCGCAGCGCGTCCGCCCTGCTCAACGGCGGAGGGAAGTCGCCGAGCAACCACGACTTATCCTAA
- the fgf13b gene encoding fibroblast growth factor 13b isoform X1, which yields MSRAAAIASSLIRQKRQAREREKANACRGSSSPSNSKGNNDKPSKLNVFSRVKLFGSRKKRKRRRPPEPQLKGIVTRLSSRQGFQLQMQPDGTIDGTKDEDSTYAVFNLIPVGLRVVAIQGVQTKLYLAMNNEGFLYTSEHFTPECKFKESVFENYYVTYSSMLYRQQASGRAWYLGLNKDGAIMKGNHVKKNKPAAHFIPKPLKVAMYREPSLHDLTELSRSGSGTPTKSRSASALLNGGGKSPSNHDLS from the exons ATGTCCCGCGCCGCGGCCATCGCCAGCTCCCTCATCCGGCAGAAGCGCCAGGCGCGGGAGCGGGAGAAGGCGAACGCGTGCcgcggcagcagcagccccAGCAACAGCAAGGGCAACAACGACAAGCCCAGCAAGCTCAATGTGTTCTCGCGCGTCAAGCTGTTCGGCTCCAGGAAGAAACGGAAGAGAAGGCGACCGCCAG AGCCCCAGTTAAAGGGCATTGTGACCAGGCTCTCCAGTCGCCAGGGCTTCCAGCTGCAAATGCAGCCTGATGGCACCATTGATGGAACCAAGGATGAAGACAGCACCTACG ctgtcTTCAACCTGATCCCCGTGGGGCTCCGGGTCGTGGCCATCCAGGGTGTCCAGACCAAACTCTACCTGGCGATGAACAACGAAGGCTTTCTCTACACCTCG GAACATTTCACTCCGGAGTGCAAGTTCAAGGAGTCGGTGTTTGAGAACTACTACGTCACCTACTCCTCCATGCTGTACCGGCAGCAGGCCTCGGGCCGGGCCTGGTACCTGGGACTCAACAAGGACGGGGCCATCATGAAGGGGAACCACGTCAAGAAGAACAAGCCTGCTGCACACTTCATCCCCAAGCCGCTCAAAG TGGCCATGTACAGGGAGCCGTCCCTGCACGACCTGACAGAACTCTCCCGCTCCGGCAGCGGCACGCCCACCAAGAGCCGCAGCGCGTCCGCCCTGCTCAACGGCGGAGGGAAGTCGCCGAGCAACCACGACTTATCCTAA
- the fgf13b gene encoding fibroblast growth factor 13b isoform X4, producing MQPDGTIDGTKDEDSTYAVFNLIPVGLRVVAIQGVQTKLYLAMNNEGFLYTSEHFTPECKFKESVFENYYVTYSSMLYRQQASGRAWYLGLNKDGAIMKGNHVKKNKPAAHFIPKPLKVAMYREPSLHDLTELSRSGSGTPTKSRSASALLNGGGKSPSNHDLS from the exons ATGCAGCCTGATGGCACCATTGATGGAACCAAGGATGAAGACAGCACCTACG ctgtcTTCAACCTGATCCCCGTGGGGCTCCGGGTCGTGGCCATCCAGGGTGTCCAGACCAAACTCTACCTGGCGATGAACAACGAAGGCTTTCTCTACACCTCG GAACATTTCACTCCGGAGTGCAAGTTCAAGGAGTCGGTGTTTGAGAACTACTACGTCACCTACTCCTCCATGCTGTACCGGCAGCAGGCCTCGGGCCGGGCCTGGTACCTGGGACTCAACAAGGACGGGGCCATCATGAAGGGGAACCACGTCAAGAAGAACAAGCCTGCTGCACACTTCATCCCCAAGCCGCTCAAAG TGGCCATGTACAGGGAGCCGTCCCTGCACGACCTGACAGAACTCTCCCGCTCCGGCAGCGGCACGCCCACCAAGAGCCGCAGCGCGTCCGCCCTGCTCAACGGCGGAGGGAAGTCGCCGAGCAACCACGACTTATCCTAA